In one Nocardioides sp. NBC_00368 genomic region, the following are encoded:
- a CDS encoding glycosyltransferase, with product MTAGTELSDGGSVLDEKRLQTAVDLVIPVYNEEKGLEGAVRYLDAYLRRLPYDATITIADNASNDGTWLIAERLADELPRVRAIHLDEKGRGRALKAAWSTSQAEVVGYMDVDLSTDLRALAPLLAPLLSGHSDLAIGTRLAHGSRIQRGPKRDLLSKGYNLLLHTVLAARFTDAQCGFKAIRRDVAEQLLPLVEDDSWFFDTELLVLASEAGLRIHEVPVDWVDDPDSRVDIAATVKEDVRGVARLLRGLVSGRIDLREVVSTGSPTAVPEARKKGLPEQLVTFAAIGVMSTLAYLVLYLLLRVSVGAQAANLVALLVTAVANTAANRRLTFGISRRQGIVKHHAAGLIAFGLGLGLTSGSLAALHAAAPGAAHTTELVVLFAANATATLLRFVILRWVMHFRG from the coding sequence GTGACCGCGGGAACGGAGCTCTCTGACGGCGGGTCGGTCCTCGACGAGAAGCGGCTGCAGACGGCGGTCGACCTGGTGATCCCGGTCTACAACGAGGAGAAGGGCCTGGAGGGAGCCGTACGTTACCTCGACGCCTATCTCCGCCGCCTACCCTACGACGCGACGATCACCATCGCCGACAACGCGAGTAACGACGGCACCTGGCTGATCGCCGAACGGCTGGCCGACGAACTTCCCCGGGTCCGGGCGATCCACCTGGACGAGAAGGGCCGCGGTCGGGCGCTCAAGGCTGCCTGGTCCACCTCACAGGCAGAGGTCGTCGGCTACATGGACGTCGATCTCTCGACCGACCTGCGCGCCCTGGCGCCGCTGCTGGCGCCGCTGCTCTCGGGCCACTCCGACCTGGCGATCGGCACGCGGCTCGCGCACGGCAGCCGGATCCAGCGCGGCCCGAAGCGGGACCTCCTGTCCAAGGGCTACAACCTGCTCCTGCATACGGTGCTGGCGGCGCGGTTCACCGACGCCCAGTGCGGCTTCAAGGCGATCCGCCGCGATGTCGCCGAGCAGCTGCTCCCACTCGTCGAGGACGACAGCTGGTTCTTCGACACCGAGCTGCTCGTGCTCGCCTCCGAGGCCGGGCTGCGCATCCACGAGGTCCCGGTCGACTGGGTCGACGACCCGGACTCCCGGGTCGACATCGCTGCGACGGTCAAGGAGGACGTACGCGGCGTCGCCCGGCTCCTCAGGGGACTCGTCTCCGGGCGGATCGACCTGCGCGAGGTGGTCTCGACAGGCTCGCCGACGGCAGTGCCGGAGGCCCGGAAGAAGGGTCTGCCGGAGCAGCTGGTGACGTTCGCGGCGATCGGGGTGATGAGCACGCTCGCCTATCTGGTGCTCTATCTCCTGCTTCGCGTCTCGGTCGGCGCTCAGGCCGCCAACCTGGTCGCGCTGCTGGTCACCGCGGTCGCCAACACCGCCGCCAACCGCCGGCTCACCTTCGGGATCTCGAGACGCCAGGGCATCGTCAAGCACCACGCCGCCGGCCTGATCGCCTTCGGGCTCGGTCTCGGGCTCACCTCCGGTTCGCTCGCCGCCCTGCACGCGGCGGCTCCGGGCGCTGCTCACACGACCGAGCTGGTCGTCCTCTTCGCGGCCAACGCGACCGCCACGCTGCTGAGGTTCGTCATCCTGCGCTGGGTGATGCACTTCCGGGGATAG